A genome region from Chloroherpetonaceae bacterium includes the following:
- a CDS encoding carbamoyltransferase, giving the protein MKILGISAFYHDSAAALIKDGEIVAAAQEERFTRKKNDAAFPANAVRFCLDYAGTTLSELDAIVFYDKPLLKFERLLETYYAFAPKGVRSFIAAMPVWLREKLFLKRLLREELQKINGDDTQSVKLLFSEHHLSHAASAFYPSRFERAAILTIDGVGEWATASIALGEGSQITVLRELHFPHSLGLLYSAFTYFLGFKVNSGEYKLMGLAPYGQPNSAEVKRFIELIKTHLVRIYDDGSIWLNQKYFKYATGLEMIDEKKWERLFGVSKRKPEDEPTQAQCNLAMAIQCVTEEIVLKMAAEAKRLTKAEYLCLAGGVALNCVANGKVLNTGWFRDVFIQPAAGDAGGALGAALAAYYLYFEQARVLPASRDAMKGAFLGPEFSDLDIERMIRKYEASARYYDDFEALCQDVAKWLDEGKVIGWVQGRMEFGPRALGARSILADARSPDMQKKLNLKIKYREGFRPFAPSVRAERASDYFELQHDSPYMLLVQAVRTHLRKTLPENYHDLPLKEKLYTVRSVLPAITHIDFSARIQTVHRDTNPRYWQLLKTFEDLTGCGVVVNTSFNVRGEPIICTPDDAYRCFMRTEMDCLVIGNYVFEKAAQRQVQAKARFEETFAPD; this is encoded by the coding sequence GTGAAAATACTCGGAATTTCTGCGTTTTATCACGACTCGGCGGCAGCACTGATTAAAGATGGTGAGATTGTAGCAGCCGCTCAAGAAGAGCGTTTTACAAGAAAGAAAAACGATGCGGCGTTCCCAGCTAACGCAGTGAGGTTCTGCTTAGACTATGCAGGCACAACGCTAAGTGAGCTGGATGCAATTGTTTTTTACGATAAACCGCTGCTGAAATTTGAACGCTTGCTTGAAACCTACTACGCCTTTGCCCCTAAGGGAGTGCGCTCCTTCATTGCAGCAATGCCAGTGTGGCTGCGTGAAAAGCTGTTTCTCAAAAGACTTTTGCGAGAAGAGCTGCAGAAAATAAACGGCGACGATACTCAAAGTGTAAAGCTCCTTTTTTCAGAGCATCATCTCTCGCATGCAGCAAGTGCATTTTACCCATCACGATTTGAGCGCGCCGCAATTCTCACGATTGACGGCGTAGGAGAGTGGGCAACGGCCTCTATCGCACTGGGAGAGGGCAGTCAGATTACCGTGTTAAGGGAACTGCATTTTCCGCATTCACTCGGACTGCTTTACTCTGCTTTCACCTACTTTTTAGGCTTTAAGGTAAATTCGGGTGAGTATAAGCTAATGGGGTTAGCGCCTTATGGTCAGCCAAATTCTGCGGAGGTCAAGCGGTTTATTGAGCTTATCAAAACGCATTTGGTGAGAATCTATGACGATGGCTCGATCTGGCTAAACCAGAAGTATTTCAAGTATGCCACAGGGCTTGAGATGATTGATGAGAAAAAGTGGGAGCGGCTCTTCGGTGTGTCCAAACGCAAGCCCGAAGATGAGCCAACTCAAGCGCAGTGCAACCTTGCGATGGCAATTCAGTGTGTAACGGAAGAGATTGTCCTGAAAATGGCAGCCGAAGCAAAGCGTCTCACGAAAGCAGAGTATCTATGCTTGGCGGGTGGCGTGGCTCTCAACTGTGTAGCGAATGGAAAAGTGCTAAACACGGGCTGGTTTCGTGATGTGTTCATTCAGCCAGCAGCAGGCGATGCAGGTGGGGCACTGGGTGCAGCCCTTGCCGCCTACTACCTTTATTTTGAACAAGCGCGAGTGTTGCCCGCAAGCCGTGATGCAATGAAGGGAGCGTTTTTGGGACCTGAATTTTCTGACTTGGACATAGAGCGCATGATACGCAAATACGAGGCATCGGCACGCTACTACGATGACTTTGAGGCCCTGTGTCAAGATGTGGCAAAGTGGCTGGATGAGGGCAAAGTTATCGGCTGGGTGCAAGGCCGAATGGAATTTGGTCCGAGAGCCTTGGGAGCACGCAGCATTTTAGCCGATGCACGCAGCCCTGACATGCAGAAGAAACTAAATCTCAAAATTAAGTATCGGGAGGGATTTCGGCCGTTTGCACCATCGGTGCGGGCAGAGCGTGCCAGCGATTACTTTGAGCTGCAGCACGATTCACCGTATATGCTTTTGGTGCAAGCTGTGCGCACGCATCTTCGGAAAACTTTGCCTGAAAACTATCACGACTTGCCGCTGAAAGAAAAGCTCTACACAGTACGCTCTGTACTCCCTGCAATTACGCACATTGATTTTTCCGCACGCATTCAAACCGTGCATCGTGATACTAACCCACGATACTGGCAACTGCTGAAAACCTTTGAAGACCTGACGGGCTGTGGAGTGGTGGTCAACACAAGCTTTAATGTGCGAGGTGAGCCAATCATCTGCACACCAGACGATGCTTATCGCTGCTTTATGCGCACCGAGATGGACTGTTTGGTGATAGGCAATTATGTGTTTGAAAAAGCGGCTCAGCGTCAAGTCCAAGCCAAAGCTCGCTTCGAGGAAACTTTTGCACCAGATTGA
- a CDS encoding tetratricopeptide repeat protein, with the protein MAKSKVLSASSSLSSKRKSYPVWFYGVLWLLPILFFAALEGGLRLFGYGDSYPIFVPFEHNPSQLRLNPRIPEKYFGKSAVTPSTILDVFDKVKAPNALRVFILGESSAAGWPYPPAVAFSSTLRRALQALYPERKIEVINLGIAAICTYTLKDFLPAVLEHQPDLVIFYNGHNEYYGVLGVGSSMRLGSSRWLTNLRLALRDLRLYQLLQNLFSSAARALSSRSSEDSGTLMARVIGESAIAYNSDTYRKGLEQFEAHLDEMLGQLEKAGVPTLVGTLVSNYRDQPPFVSLDESPNAQMLFQQARAALQAGDSLSAKSLFLQAKDLDALRFRAPEAMNEIIRNLAIKHHATVAEIQQGFERASPFGIVGNSLMCDHLHPTVHGYQLMGKIFLQTALEHHLLPPHFRPLPPAALDSLLFSPVFSPLDATIADLKLRLLKGSYPFVPKGEPNRLLLSFRPQTLVDTLAMRVVSEELTIEEAHYAAADYFLAQRDTLSAQSELQSFISKLPFLELPYRKAGQLFIKYQLFDRALPYLLEAYRLSPTLYSTKWIGQILLYQHKIPEAIAYLERSLSLGGQSDSQLYYNLAGAYYQANQLEKALQALQRCLALSPNYAPARAFYEQLTAPSQ; encoded by the coding sequence ATGGCAAAATCCAAGGTGCTCTCTGCGAGTTCATCGCTTTCTTCGAAAAGAAAAAGCTATCCTGTTTGGTTCTACGGCGTGCTATGGCTTCTGCCGATTTTGTTCTTTGCTGCACTCGAAGGTGGCTTGCGGCTCTTCGGCTACGGTGATTCTTATCCGATTTTCGTGCCCTTTGAGCATAACCCAAGTCAATTGCGGCTAAATCCTCGTATTCCCGAAAAGTATTTTGGCAAGTCAGCTGTTACGCCCTCTACCATTCTTGACGTATTCGATAAGGTTAAAGCGCCGAATGCCCTACGTGTGTTTATCTTGGGCGAAAGCAGTGCGGCTGGCTGGCCTTATCCGCCGGCCGTTGCCTTCTCAAGCACGCTTCGACGCGCTCTGCAGGCACTTTACCCTGAGCGCAAAATTGAAGTGATAAACTTAGGCATTGCCGCTATCTGCACCTACACTCTTAAAGACTTTCTACCGGCGGTGCTGGAGCACCAACCTGACCTTGTCATCTTCTACAACGGGCACAATGAATATTACGGCGTCTTAGGCGTTGGCTCTTCAATGCGTCTTGGCAGTTCTCGCTGGCTGACCAACCTGAGGTTGGCTCTCAGAGACTTGCGGCTCTATCAGCTTCTTCAAAATCTTTTTTCCAGCGCAGCCCGCGCCCTTTCTTCTCGCTCCAGTGAAGACTCAGGCACTTTGATGGCAAGAGTAATTGGTGAAAGTGCGATTGCCTACAACTCAGATACTTACCGTAAGGGTCTGGAACAGTTTGAAGCTCATCTGGACGAAATGCTTGGACAACTTGAGAAGGCGGGTGTGCCGACGCTTGTCGGCACACTGGTTTCCAATTACCGTGACCAGCCGCCCTTTGTGTCGCTTGATGAATCACCGAATGCGCAAATGCTTTTTCAGCAGGCACGTGCTGCACTTCAGGCTGGTGATTCACTTTCCGCAAAATCACTTTTTCTCCAAGCAAAGGACTTAGATGCTCTGCGATTTCGTGCTCCTGAGGCGATGAATGAAATTATCCGCAACTTAGCAATCAAGCACCACGCCACGGTAGCTGAAATTCAGCAAGGTTTTGAGCGTGCCTCACCTTTTGGCATCGTTGGCAATTCTTTAATGTGCGACCACTTGCATCCCACCGTGCACGGTTACCAACTAATGGGCAAAATTTTCCTGCAAACAGCCCTTGAGCACCACCTTCTGCCGCCCCACTTCAGACCGCTTCCCCCTGCCGCATTAGATAGCCTTCTTTTTTCCCCTGTCTTTTCACCGCTTGATGCCACTATCGCTGACCTTAAGCTGCGTTTGCTCAAAGGCTCATATCCGTTTGTCCCGAAAGGTGAACCCAATCGGTTGCTGCTATCTTTCCGCCCCCAAACCCTTGTCGATACGCTGGCTATGCGTGTTGTGAGTGAAGAGCTGACGATTGAGGAAGCGCACTACGCTGCTGCGGACTACTTCCTTGCACAGCGCGATACGCTCTCTGCACAGAGCGAGCTGCAATCTTTTATTTCCAAACTGCCCTTTCTTGAACTGCCCTATCGCAAGGCAGGGCAACTTTTCATCAAATATCAACTGTTCGACCGTGCCCTGCCCTACCTTCTTGAAGCCTACCGCCTTTCGCCGACGCTCTACAGCACCAAATGGATTGGACAAATTTTGCTCTACCAGCACAAAATTCCCGAAGCGATTGCGTATCTGGAGCGCAGTCTTTCATTAGGCGGGCAGAGCGATAGCCAACTTTACTACAACTTAGCAGGCGCATACTATCAAGCTAATCAACTTGAAAAAGCCCTTCAAGCCTTGCAGCGCTGCTTGGCACTCTCACCTAACTATGCCCCTGCACGCGCATTCTACGAACAGCTCACGGCTCCCTCTCAGTAG
- a CDS encoding Rrf2 family transcriptional regulator, with protein MLRLTKKFEYGLLAVRYIATTQNGDVATAKEIAEKTNIPYELVAKTLQQMAKSGIITSVQGVKGGYKLNKPASEISFSEIAEAIGEPIQLIDCETNPEGCEAFSGCAVKKPLSKIQKRFREIFSEAKVAEIL; from the coding sequence ATGCTGCGGTTAACGAAAAAATTTGAATATGGGCTTTTGGCAGTGCGCTACATTGCCACTACTCAAAATGGCGATGTTGCGACCGCAAAGGAAATTGCAGAAAAGACAAACATTCCATATGAGCTGGTTGCCAAGACCCTGCAGCAGATGGCGAAGTCTGGCATTATTACCTCTGTTCAAGGCGTCAAAGGTGGCTATAAGCTCAACAAACCAGCTTCTGAGATTTCCTTCTCAGAAATCGCTGAGGCAATTGGTGAGCCGATTCAGCTCATTGATTGCGAAACCAATCCAGAGGGTTGTGAAGCCTTTTCGGGCTGCGCGGTTAAAAAGCCGCTTAGCAAGATTCAGAAACGATTCCGAGAAATTTTCAGCGAAGCCAAAGTTGCAGAAATTCTTTAA
- a CDS encoding IscS subfamily cysteine desulfurase, whose protein sequence is MSRPIYMDNNATTRMDPRVLEAMLPYFTEKFGNAASRNHSYGWEAEEAVEKAREQVAKAIGADAKEIIFTSGATESDNIAIKGAVEMYAEKGNHIVTMQTEHKAVLDTCRRLEREGKAKVTYLPPKPDGLVDLDQLEAAITDKTIMVAIMMANNEIGVIQPMKEIGEICRKHGVLFFTDAVQAVGKVPVDVNDMKIDILSISGHKIYGPKGIGALYVRRKNPRVKLAGIIDGGGQERGMRSGTLNVPGIVGLAKALELCIEEMPTEMKRLTYLRNKLKDGILSQLEDVYVNGSMESRLPGNLNMSFAYVEGEALLMGLKGLAVSSGSACTSASLEPSHVLKALGVGDELAHSSIRYGLGRFNTEEEVDYAIKVTVEAVNRLREMSPLYEMAKAGIDLKSVQWNHH, encoded by the coding sequence CTGAGCCGACCGATTTATATGGACAACAATGCCACGACGCGAATGGATCCTCGCGTTCTGGAGGCTATGCTCCCATACTTTACTGAAAAGTTTGGCAACGCTGCTTCTCGTAACCATAGCTACGGCTGGGAAGCCGAGGAGGCGGTTGAGAAAGCCCGTGAGCAAGTAGCAAAAGCCATCGGCGCAGATGCAAAGGAAATTATTTTCACCAGCGGCGCAACGGAGTCAGATAACATTGCGATAAAAGGCGCAGTCGAGATGTATGCCGAGAAAGGCAACCATATCGTTACGATGCAGACGGAACACAAAGCCGTGTTAGACACCTGCCGCCGCTTGGAACGTGAGGGTAAAGCTAAAGTTACTTACCTTCCACCGAAGCCCGACGGACTTGTTGACCTTGACCAGCTTGAAGCCGCTATCACCGACAAGACCATTATGGTCGCTATTATGATGGCCAACAATGAAATTGGCGTCATTCAGCCGATGAAAGAAATCGGCGAAATTTGTCGCAAGCACGGGGTGCTCTTCTTTACCGATGCGGTGCAAGCGGTCGGCAAGGTGCCCGTTGATGTCAATGACATGAAGATTGATATTCTCTCAATTTCTGGGCACAAGATTTACGGTCCGAAGGGTATTGGTGCACTCTATGTGCGCCGCAAGAATCCCCGCGTCAAGCTTGCTGGAATTATTGACGGCGGCGGTCAAGAGCGCGGAATGCGCAGTGGCACGCTGAATGTGCCCGGCATAGTCGGTTTGGCTAAAGCCCTTGAGCTTTGCATTGAGGAGATGCCTACGGAAATGAAGCGCTTGACATACTTGCGCAATAAGCTTAAAGATGGCATTCTCTCTCAGCTCGAGGATGTCTATGTCAATGGCTCAATGGAAAGCCGCTTGCCGGGCAATCTCAATATGAGCTTTGCATACGTGGAAGGCGAAGCCCTTCTGATGGGCTTAAAGGGATTAGCCGTCTCCAGCGGTTCAGCTTGCACTTCTGCTTCGCTGGAGCCATCGCATGTGCTCAAAGCCTTAGGTGTTGGCGACGAACTGGCCCACTCTTCAATTCGCTACGGACTAGGTCGCTTCAACACCGAAGAAGAAGTTGACTACGCTATTAAAGTCACAGTAGAAGCAGTCAATCGCCTGCGTGAAATGTCGCCACTCTATGAAATGGCAAAAGCAGGCATTGACCTGAAATCTGTGCAATGGAATCATCATTAA
- the iscU gene encoding Fe-S cluster assembly scaffold IscU, protein MAYSEKVIDHYNNPRNVGSLDPNDETVGTGLVGAPECGDVMKLQIKVNEETGIIEDAKFKTFGCGSAIASSSLATELLKGKTIEEAFAIKNTQIVQELNLPPVKIHCSVLAEDAIKAAIADFKRKQEAKRQKAQEALSANT, encoded by the coding sequence ATGGCTTACTCAGAAAAGGTCATTGACCACTACAACAATCCACGCAATGTCGGAAGCCTTGACCCCAACGATGAAACTGTAGGCACAGGCTTAGTCGGTGCACCCGAGTGCGGCGATGTGATGAAGCTCCAAATCAAGGTCAATGAAGAAACTGGCATCATTGAAGATGCAAAGTTCAAGACCTTTGGATGCGGTTCTGCAATTGCTTCTTCCTCGCTAGCCACAGAACTGCTTAAAGGCAAGACTATTGAAGAGGCGTTTGCCATCAAGAATACACAAATCGTACAGGAACTTAATCTGCCACCTGTCAAGATTCACTGCTCGGTGCTGGCAGAAGATGCTATCAAAGCCGCAATTGCTGACTTTAAGCGCAAGCAAGAAGCCAAGCGCCAAAAAGCACAAGAAGCGCTCTCTGCTAATACTTAA
- a CDS encoding iron-sulfur cluster assembly accessory protein, whose product MITVSEKARQQIERLKAQQNLGPEYGIRISVKGGGCSGLSYGLDFENEERKGDQIFEDKGIKLFVDMKSFLYLAGTQLDFSDGLNGKGFHFINPNATRTCGCGESFSV is encoded by the coding sequence ATGATTACGGTTAGCGAAAAAGCTCGCCAGCAAATTGAACGCCTGAAGGCACAGCAAAATTTGGGGCCAGAATACGGCATCCGCATTAGTGTCAAAGGTGGCGGTTGCTCTGGGCTTTCATATGGGTTAGACTTTGAGAACGAGGAACGTAAAGGCGATCAAATTTTTGAAGACAAGGGTATCAAGCTCTTCGTCGATATGAAGAGCTTCCTTTACCTTGCGGGCACTCAGCTTGACTTCTCGGATGGTCTCAATGGTAAGGGGTTTCATTTCATCAACCCGAATGCTACTCGCACCTGTGGGTGTGGGGAGTCGTTTTCAGTCTAA
- a CDS encoding Uma2 family endonuclease: protein MGTGEKHELRFTELLSFLHILFNGRNDIIVGGDRFIYYEKGNLKKAALPDAFVIKGFVGDEPDAFKIWETPIDLRFVCEIWSNQNDEAERHRKFAIYQNILQETEYAELTRDEVLYAYRLNSDGEYEQILPNSPGRLWLRELDAELAFEDGLIRVYRNGEKIPTLKEALKDRKM, encoded by the coding sequence ATTGGGACAGGGGAAAAACATGAGCTTCGGTTCACTGAGCTGCTGTCGTTCCTGCATATTCTTTTCAATGGCAGAAATGACATTATTGTCGGTGGTGACAGGTTTATTTACTACGAGAAAGGCAATCTGAAGAAAGCCGCTCTACCCGATGCCTTTGTCATCAAAGGCTTTGTGGGCGATGAACCTGATGCGTTCAAAATCTGGGAAACTCCAATTGACTTGCGCTTTGTGTGTGAGATTTGGTCAAACCAAAACGATGAAGCCGAGCGCCATCGCAAGTTTGCCATCTATCAAAACATTTTGCAAGAAACGGAATATGCCGAGCTGACCCGAGATGAGGTGCTTTATGCTTATCGCTTGAACAGCGACGGTGAGTATGAACAAATCCTGCCCAATTCACCAGGGCGTCTCTGGCTCAGAGAGCTTGATGCTGAGCTGGCATTTGAAGATGGTCTCATTCGGGTCTATCGCAACGGAGAAAAAATCCCAACACTTAAAGAAGCCTTGAAAGACAGAAAAATGTAA
- a CDS encoding DUF2480 family protein, translating into MDNKGLMEFDIQDFLWNGILKESEFRKKLEEHDWSQYDNRKVIIKGCGSTPIPTWAYMVVTAYLVQHAEKVMYGEACSAVPIFRRTKASATTDINSTT; encoded by the coding sequence ATGGATAACAAGGGCTTGATGGAATTCGACATTCAGGATTTTCTCTGGAACGGTATCCTCAAAGAGTCTGAATTTCGCAAGAAACTGGAAGAACACGATTGGTCGCAGTATGATAACCGTAAGGTAATTATCAAAGGCTGCGGCTCGACACCTATTCCAACTTGGGCGTATATGGTCGTTACAGCCTATCTTGTTCAGCACGCTGAAAAAGTGATGTATGGTGAAGCCTGCTCCGCCGTGCCGATATTTAGGCGCACCAAAGCTAGCGCTACGACCGATATCAATTCCACCACTTAA
- a CDS encoding sulfite exporter TauE/SafE family protein, producing MEIALPAFVSFVASLLTLFSGFGLGTLLFPAFALFFPAELAVATTAVVHFLNNLFKLAFLGRFADKEVVLKFGLPAIAAAFLGAQLLSLLSDIPPLFRYTALGIGGEISPLKLVLGPVMLVFALIEFSDREHRFSFDRRYLLLGGILSGFFGGLSGHQGALRTMFLLRCNLEKKAFLASGIAIACLIDISRLTVYQHRFSTTLLSENLLAIGCSILSAFLGVTIGTRLLEKVTMKAIQRTVAAMLIVFALLLMAGLI from the coding sequence ATGGAAATTGCGCTGCCTGCTTTCGTCTCATTTGTTGCCTCACTTCTCACACTTTTCTCTGGCTTTGGGCTGGGCACACTGCTCTTTCCAGCTTTTGCACTTTTTTTCCCCGCTGAACTTGCTGTTGCCACTACTGCTGTGGTGCATTTTCTCAACAATCTCTTCAAGCTTGCTTTCTTAGGGAGATTTGCGGACAAAGAGGTTGTCTTGAAATTTGGTCTGCCTGCGATTGCCGCTGCATTTTTGGGCGCACAGCTTCTCTCTCTTCTTTCAGACATTCCACCTCTGTTTCGCTATACCGCACTGGGTATTGGTGGAGAGATCTCGCCTCTCAAGCTGGTTCTTGGTCCTGTGATGCTGGTCTTTGCCTTGATTGAGTTTTCCGATCGTGAGCACCGCTTCAGCTTCGACCGCCGATACCTGCTGCTTGGTGGGATTCTGAGTGGTTTTTTTGGAGGCTTGTCTGGTCATCAAGGGGCTTTGCGCACGATGTTTCTTCTGCGATGCAACTTGGAGAAAAAAGCCTTCCTTGCTTCAGGCATTGCGATTGCTTGCTTGATTGACATATCACGCCTTACGGTTTATCAACATCGGTTTTCTACTACTCTACTTTCCGAAAATCTGCTTGCAATTGGCTGCTCGATTTTATCTGCGTTTTTAGGCGTCACCATCGGCACACGTCTTCTCGAGAAGGTAACGATGAAAGCCATTCAACGCACTGTAGCGGCGATGTTAATTGTTTTTGCACTGCTTCTGATGGCGGGTCTTATTTGA